The Triticum aestivum cultivar Chinese Spring chromosome 5A, IWGSC CS RefSeq v2.1, whole genome shotgun sequence genomic sequence ACAAGCTAACCTTTCTTCCTGTTGAATCGTTTGTCATCTGGAATGCCATCTTGTCGGTACTGATCCAACTGTATTTTAACTTCTTCTGGGGTTGCTTTGTGTTTCCTAACAATCGCGTTACCCTCGTCATACAAGCTGCTCCGAGCTCCATGTTCCGATAATGCCAAGGAAGAGTTTGAGCGCCACAGAAGGGCCTCAATGACTCCTAGTGGATCTCTCCGGAACTGGGATTTCGAATCCACCCAAATCGAGTATCTTGCCATAGGAAAAAGGCGATGGCTTATCAGCTGAAGACAATAGAACAGCAAAATGGAAGTCAGCTTCTGACGGAAAGGATTCACCCTACACAGGCATCATATGCACTGATCAtagaatgtactccctctgtaaaaacgatcttatattagtttacagagggagtatgtaaTATCTGTTCTTGAAAAAATAGAATGTAATATCTGCAAGACAATCTCCTCCTAGCTCTGTTGTCCATAGAGTACAACAAGATGAATACTGGAAACACAATGTTGAGGCTTCTACTAACACTTTTTATCTCATCAAGACAATGAAGGCACAGGGTTTTCAGATGGTACCTTGGGAATTTTGCCATTCAGCCGTTGATCTGTGAAAGGAAGGTCTCTCACAAGAATGATCCTCCAAAGGCCAATCCTGAGATCTTCACCAATCTTCTTACCTTCCTCATGTTGAGCTGAGAGAGTGACTTCATCCCAGAATGCAACATAGCATACCTAGCAAAACAACAAGTATCAGCAGATAGGCAGGAAAGAAGCTCAAGACATCAACACACAATGCAAGATAAATACTAAACCTTTTTGACAGATACTTCTGTCATCCCTATAGGCTGGTGAAGGTCATCCCCTCCACCAAACGCACAAGTGGCCACAACAACTCTGCAAGATCTCATGTAATCTTTATCTACATCAGAAACTCTGAACCCTCCATTTTCACTGTAGAAGCCACAGTGAACCGCTGTAGTTTCCTTTGGCTGCAGCATTAGTAGAATTAAAAAAAGCGAGGATGGCAGCTAACACAGAATTTTCCGCAGTTTAGCATTTTGATTTTTGACAATGtttatcatgtactccctctgtcccataatgtaagacgtcttttgactctagtgtagtgtcaaaaaacgtcttacattatgggacggagggagtagtatctacTATCTGCACATATGGTATTCTTATACACATACTAAACAGGAACACACATATTTCATAGAGGCAACTCCAATATCTTACATAATTTTCAAAAACTTCATGAAATATAGAGCCTGAACAAAACCTTGAAACTCTCTTCTCTTTCAGTAAGGGTCTGATATCCCGTGAATGAATTAAATCGCGAATTCGTCATATGGGATGAAATGTTATCTTCAAGATGGGGCAGACTGGACCTGTACACAACTTCCTTGACTGGCAGATTTTGTTCAGGGGGTTCATGAAGTTCCAGATTTTGAAGCATCTCAGTATCGAGCATCTTCAGGCATGCTGTCAATATAACACCGAATTCATCAGGAAGCACATGTCATAATGATTTACACTGATATTTGATCTAAGGAATAATCACACTGTTACTCTAGAAGTCGAAAAgatagaaaaagaaacaaaatagcATAGTATACCAGAAGAAGTCAAAAGAATCAATATCAAAGATGGGCTAGAACCTTACATGTGCTAAACAAAAGAGAGTTAGTAGCTAACATTTCCTATTACTCAGTACATGGATAACTTTCACAAGAGTAATTTAGCACATCAGAATAAGCCACATATAACACGCTGTACAATTGCATTAAGGCTGAAGGATAAATCGGCACCTCACTTTGAGTTTGAATAACCTTAAGTCCCTAACATTCATACAAACGATTTTGGGCAACTTGCATTATTGAACGCCCATACCAGCCGCTAAAATAGATCCTCTGAGTAGCATTGAAAGTAAGCAGTAAACAGGGGAAACTACAATCAACAGATCAGATTGCATCATACAGATCAGAAAATAAATAGATCGCTCAATAATAGGGATATAAACCTACAGCACAGCTAAGCAGGTCACTGGGTCAGCTCATATACTGCGGTATCACCTCCATCACCACAATACAGACTAACTGAACAAGTCATTATAATATAGCCAGACCTACAGATCGCCAAATTAAAATAACAAATAACAGGATTAAACTAAGACGCAGTTCTATCCACGCCAATTTAGGGTTTAGCTATCAGGGGCGAGCTTACACTTCCGGGCGCGGTCGACGCGGCTGAGGTTGCCGGCGGCCTgcgtcggaggcggcggcggggg encodes the following:
- the LOC123105155 gene encoding probable hexosyltransferase MUCI70; its protein translation is MSSSSSLIQGISISVSDDDEASGKVRVRVRRKRNRHPVSAHRRFLRRAARLGGPLLLAALAVSLFAYEYYRLSPFYSSSSPPPPPPTQAAGNLSRVDRARKSCLKMLDTEMLQNLELHEPPEQNLPVKEVVYRSSLPHLEDNISSHMTNSRFNSFTGYQTLTEREESFKPKETTAVHCGFYSENGGFRVSDVDKDYMRSCRVVVATCAFGGGDDLHQPIGMTEVSVKKVCYVAFWDEVTLSAQHEEGKKIGEDLRIGLWRIILVRDLPFTDQRLNGKIPKLISHRLFPMARYSIWVDSKSQFRRDPLGVIEALLWRSNSSLALSEHGARSSLYDEGNAIVRKHKATPEEVKIQLDQYRQDGIPDDKRFNRKKALAEASAIVRDHAPSTNLFMCLWFNEVVRFTSRDQLSFPYVLRRLRLPGVHLFPVCARKDLVNSFGHRRKVKPLAKEGR